In one Cercospora beticola chromosome 1, complete sequence genomic region, the following are encoded:
- the VMA3_1 gene encoding H(+)-transporting V0 sector ATPase subunit c, whose product MATDLCPVYAPFFGAMGCTSAIVFTCFGAAYGTAKAGVGISSMGVLRPDLIVKNIIPVIMAGIIAIYGLVVSVLISNELTQKTPLFTGFIQLGAGLSVGLAGLAAGFAIGIVGDAGVRGTAQQPRLFVGMILILIFAEVLGLYGLIVALLMNSRASQDAEC is encoded by the exons ATGGCCACCGATCTCTG TCCAGTCTATGCC CCTTTCTTCGGTGCCATGGGCTGCACCAGCGCCATTGTGTTCACCTGCTTTGGCGCAGCGTACGGCACAGCGAAGGCCGGCGTGGGTATCTCATCTATGGGTGTCCTCCGACCTGACCTGATCGTCAAGA ACATCATTCCAGTCATTATGGCTGGTATCATTGCTATCTACGGGTTGGTGGTGTCAGTGTTGATCTCCAACGAATTGACGCAGAAGACGCCGTTGTTCACTGGCTTCATTCAACTGGGCGCTGGTCTCTCTGTCGGTCTTGCTGGTTTGGCCGCTGGGTTCGCCATCGGAATCGTTGGTGATGCCGGTGTGCGTGGTACAGCACAACAACCCAGATTGTTCGTCGGAATGATCCTGATCCTCATTTTCGCTGAAGTTTTGG GTCTGTACGGTCTCATTGTCGCCCTGCTCATGAACTCGCGCGCAAGCCAAGACGCCGAGTGCTAG
- the FLD1 gene encoding S-(hydroxymethyl)glutathione dehydrogenase (BUSCO:EOG09262PIH) — protein MSDTAGKTITCKAAVAWEAGKDLVVEDIEVLPPRAHEVRIQVYYTGVCHTDAYMLSGKDPEGAFPVIAGHEGAGIVESVGEGVTNVKVGDTVVALYTPECKECKFCKSGKTNLCGKIRATQGKGVMPDGTSRFKCKGKDLLHFMGCSTFSQYTVLADISVVAVTPDAPMDRTCLLGCGITTGYGAAVITAGRGGVEKGSNVAIFGAGCVGLSVIQGAVKQGSSKIIVVDVNDAKKEWAKKFGATDFVNPAKDLKEGENIQSRLIDMTDGGCDYTFDCTGNVHVMRSALEACHKGWGESIIIGVAAAGQEISTRPFQLVTGRVWKGCAFGGVKGRSQMGQLVQDYMDNKLKVDEFITHRQPLGGINEAFHDMHAGDCIRCVVDMRKV, from the exons ATGTCCGACACTGCAGGAAAGACCATCACTTGCAAAGCCGCTGTAGCATGGGAGGCGGGCAAGGACCTCGTGGTCGAGGACATCGAGGTTCTGCCTCCACGAGCTCATGAAGTCCGCATACAAGTCTACTACACTGGTGTGTGCCACACAGATGCGTACATGCTGAGCGGAAAGGACCCCGAGGGTGCTTTCCCAGTCATTGCAGGACATGAGGGCGCTGGTATCGTCGAGAGCGTCGGCGAGGGTGTCACCAACGTGAAGGTTGGCGACACTGTCGTTGCCCTGTA CACGCCAGAATGCAAAGAGTGCAAATTCTGCAAATCCGGCAAGACCAACCTCTGCGGCAAGATTCGCGCAACTCAAGGAAAGGGTGTCATGCCTGACGGCACTTCACGCTTCAAGTGCAAGGGCAAGGACCTCCTCCACTTCATGGGCTGCTCCACCTTCTCGCAATACACCGTGCTCGCTGACATCTCCGTCGTCGCTGTGACGCCAGATGCGCCAATGGACAGGACATGCTTGTTGGGCTGCGGTATCACAACCGGCTACGGTGCAGCTGTTATCACAGCAGGACGCGGAGGTGTAGAGAAGGGTTCCAACGTTGCAATCTTCGGTGCTGGATGTGTTGGTCTCTCCGTCATCCAGGGTGCCGTAAAGCAGGGCTCCTCTAAGATCATTGTCGTCGATGTCAacgatgcgaagaaggaatGGGCAAAGAAGTTCGGTGCTACTGACTTCGTGAACCCAGCCAAGGATCTCAAGGAGGGCGAGAACATCCAGAGCAGACTCATTGATATGACCGATGGCGGATGCGATTACACATTCGACTGCACAGGAAACGTTCACGTCATGAGATCAGCGCTCGAGGCCTGCCACAAAGGCTGGGGTGAGAGCATTATTATTGGTGTCGCTGCTGCCGGACAGGAGATTTCCACAAGAC CATTCCAACTCGTCACTGGCCGTGTATGGAAAGGATGCGCTTTCGGTGGTGTCAAGGGCCGCAGCCAAATGGGTCAACTCGTGCAAGATTACATGGACAACAAGCTCAAGGTCGACGAATTCATCACACACCGACAGCCACTCGGCGGCATCAACGAGGCTTTCCACGACATGCACGCCGGAGACTGCATTCGCTGCGTCGTGGACATGCGCAAGGTTTAA
- the PCA2 gene encoding putative proteasome subunit alpha type-2 (MEROPS:MER0004996~BUSCO:EOG092645G0), which produces MADRYSFSLTTFSPSGKLVQIEYALNAVNQGVTSLGIKAANGVVLATEKKSSTPLIDASSSSKVSLITPNIGMVYSGMGPDYRVLVDKARKVSHTGYKRIYNEYPPTRILVQDVARVMQEATQSGGVRPYGVSLLIAGWDDGILPEQEQAEAAEEMDLDDKKKKSRKTGGILKGGPSLYQVDPSGSYFPWKATAIGKSATSAKTFLEKRYTEGLELEDAVHIALLTLKETIEGEMNGDTVEIGIIGDPADHLLGYEGVEGATGPRFRTLSPQEIEDYLTNL; this is translated from the exons atggccgacCGATACTCTTTCTCGCTCACCACCTTCTCGCCCAG TGGAAAACTGGTGCAGATTG AATATGCGCTCAATGCAGTGAACCAAGGTGTCACATCGCTCGGCATCAAAGCTGCCAACGGCGTCGTCCTTGCCACCGAAAAGAAGTCCTCCACACCGCTGATCGAtgcctcatcgtcctcgaaagTCTCGCTCATCACGCCCAACATCGGTATGGTCTACTCCGGCATGGGTCCCGACTACCGCGTACTCGTCGACAAGGCGCGCAAAGTCAGTCACACAGGCTACAAGCGGATATACAACGAGTATCCGCCAACGCGGATATTAGTGCAAGACGTGGCGCGCGTGATGCAAGAGGCGACGCAGAGTGGAGGTGTGCGGCCGTACGGCGTGAGCCTGTTGATTGCTGGTTGGGACGATGGGATTCTGCCAGAGCAggagcaagcagaagctgcagAGGAGATGGATCTGGatgataagaagaagaagtcgaggaagACAGGCGGTATTCTGAAGGGCGGACCAAGCTTGTACCAAGTCGACCCCAGCGGCAGCTACTTCCCATGGAAGGCCACAGCCATTGGCAAGAGTGCAACAAGCGCAAAGACATTCCTGGAGAAGCGGTACACAGAGGgtctggagctggaggatgCGGTGCACATTGCACTTCTGACACTGAAAGAGACGATCGAAGGCGAGATGAACGGCGACACAGTCGAGATTGGCATCATTGGGGATCCTGCTGACCATCTGCTCGGGTACGAAGGAGTCGAGGGGGCTACCGGCCCACGCTTCAGGACTCTGAGTCCGCAAGAGATCGAAGACTACCTCACCAACCTGTAG
- a CDS encoding uncharacterized protein (BUSCO:EOG09260A98), producing the protein MVRLREIPRTAVFAWLPGSAAPLVVTGTRTGAVSDDFSSEVKLELWDLRLHELDGDGELTPAGSITTDSGFNDIAWSAPDDDHPLGVIAGALENGSVDLWDAEKLRNGSSDAFISRTTKHTGSVRALQWNLYRHNLLASVGAKGEIYIYDLNNMANPFRLGASAARADDIECLDWNKQEKTAHILATGSSGGFVTVWDVKQKRDILTLNNQGRKAVSAVAWDPQESTKLATATPSDQEPLIFLWSLRNSSAPERTLKGHELGVLGLSWCIQDPDLLLSCGKDNRTICWNPKTGERYGDFAAGSNWAFQTAWNPHNPSLIASASFDGKILITSTQSTNSKSDDQGAANQNLDGEDFFAKAQSQPLGISFTLPKAPKWAGRPASVSFGFGGKLIRVGADASRKSKISIETFEVDSSIGEATTNFENKLASGDLTNILASKLEDAKTDEEKSDWQVIDTLNAGSSRKKLRQHLGFEDPATSELTEGTEKLAVNGDAEDKTNGDKDDDFFGSGEADDNFLANLAGSKGAKINNPFKVYTGTESEADKSITQALMLGDFEKALDVCLKEDRMSDAFMIAVCGGQKCIDKAQAAYLKKQANGPNYLRLLASIVGKNLWDVVHNADLSNWKEVMATLCTYADEKEFSDLCEALGDRLEEAFQSDDGPKTLRRDASFCYLAGAKLEKVVINWVAELEEQEKDAQEQSETDNGFSVHAKCLQAFIEKVSVFRKVTNFRDSELQAAADWKLAPLYNLYAEYAEILASHGQLTAAERYLNLLPAKFAGAETSQQRIKQATRKATTAARQPATAQRGGRAQPSLNAFQPAQPIAPVQAQPPAPLVNQARNAAPSPYAPVANNTSIPQPANPYAPTNNAYAPSGYTPAQPSAPYGQPSYGGYQPPQAQSALPPPPRAGTSSPAVLPAALAKKTGDWNDMPEGFLKERQPTPRRNTPGPQPVAAPFPGAQNAMSPPPGPPSAYSFQKPTPPLPPPPKAGEGPPRVTSPPMQPPVARPSSAANVYSPQTPTQNLGSTLPAPSVPPVQRGASPYQPPPSTSSAAPSNRYAPAPGSQPSTLPGQMPQQRSVAPNPYQAQAPPQGPYAPQQPPQQTPYGQPQQAAAPPPPRAPVGPPPSGPPRGPPKASNGPPRAAPNTGGQELPSPQREHPPQGAPQQQQQQAAPAQPKYPRGDRSHIPASAQPIVDLLTPEVSRVKAVAPQNFKPQVDDMEKRINILFDHLNNEDLLQPDTVQQMVQIAQHIQQKDFEQAQARFNEMQQAKLETEGTHWMVGVKRLIAIGKATVRA; encoded by the exons ATGGTCCGCCTGCGAGAGATCCCGCGCACCGCCGTTTTCGCATGGCTACCAGGCAGCGCCGCGCCGCTCGTGGTGACGGGCACGAGGACGGGCGCTGTCAGCGATGACTTCTCGAGCGAGGTCAAGTTGGAGCTTTGGGACCTACGACTTCACGAGCTGGACGGTGACGGCGAGCTAACGCCAGCTGGCAGCATCACGACCGACTCCGGCTTCAACGACATTGCTTGGAGTGCACCTGACGACGACCACCCTCTTGGTGTGATCGCGGGTGCTTTAGAGAACGGCAGCGTTGACCTCTGGGACGCTGAGAAGCTACGCAATGGATCCTCCGACGCATTCATCTCACGCACTACGAAGCACACTGGAAGCGTACGAGCCCTGCAATGGAATCTCTACAGACATAATCTATTGGCGTCTGTGGGTGCTAAAGGCGAGATCTACATCTACGACCTGAACAACATGGCCAACCCATTCAGGTTGGGAGCGTCGGCAGCTCGAGCAGACGATATCGAGTGCCTGGATTGGAACAAGCAAGAGAAGACCGCACACATCTTGGCTACAGGTAGCAGTGGAGGCTTTGTGACAGTCTGGGACGTCAAGCAAAAGCGGGACATTTTGACCTTGAACAATCAGGGCCGTAAGGCGGTCAGCGCGGTGGCATGGGATCCGCAAGAGAGCACAAAGCTAGCCACAGCAACACCGAGTGATCAGGAGCCATTGATCTTCTTGTGGAGCTTGCGCAACAGCAGTGCACCAGAGCGGACATTGAAGGGCCACGAGCTAGGTGTATTGGGCTTGTCGTGGTGTATACAGGATCCAGACCTGCTTCTCTCCTGCGGCAAGGACAACCGAACTATTTGTTGGAACCCAAAGACTGGCGAGCGCTACGGAGACTTTGCCGCTGGATCGAACTGGGCGTTCCAGACTGCATGGAACCCGCATAATCCGAGCCTGATCGCAAGTGCCTCGTTCGATGGAAAGATACTGATCACATCAACACAAAGCACAAATTCGAAATCAGACGATCAGGGAGCGGCCAACCAAAATCTCGACGGCGAAGACTTCTTTGCCAAGGCACAGTCTCAGCCTCTCGGGATATCCTTTACTTTGCCCAAAGCGCCCAAATGGGCCGGTCGTCCTGCCAGTGTTTCGTTTGGCTTTGGCGGTAAACTTATTCGAGTAGGCGCAGATGCGTCGCGAAAGAGCAAGATCTCGATAGAGACATTCGAGGTGGATAGCTCCATCGGAGAGGCAACGACCAATTTCGAGAATAAGCTTGCTTCTGGAGACCTCACGAACATCTTGGCTTCGAAGCTCGAGGACGCAAAGACCGACGAGGAGAAATCTGACTGGCAGGTCATCGACACACTGAACGCAGGGAGCtctagaaagaagctgaggCAACATCTGGGCTTCGAGGATCCGGCGACCAGCGAACTCACTGAAGGCACAGAGAAGCTCGCAGTCAATGGTGATGCGGAGGATAAGACAAATGGTGACAAAGACGATGATTTCTTCGGCAGTGGTGAGGCTGATGATAATTTCCTTGCGAATTTGGCTGGCTCCAAGGGCGCCAAGATCAACAATCCATTCAAGGTCTACACTGGAACGGAGTCTGAAGCCGATAAAAGCATCACGCAGGCGTTGATGTTGGGTGATTTCGAGAAGGCCTTGGATGTTTGTCTGAAAGAAGATCGCATGTCTGACGCATTCATGATTGCGGTCTGCGGTGGTCAGAAGTGCATCGACAAGGCACAAGCGGCCTATCTTAAGAAGCAGGCCAATGGGCCCAATTACTTGCGACTCCTCGCGAGTATCGTTGGCAAGAACTTGTGGGACGTCGTTCACAATGCCGATCTGAGCAACTGGAAGGAAGTCATGGCTACCCTGTGCACGTATGCAGATGAGAAAGAGTTCTCCGATCTGTGCGAGGCGTTGGGTGATcgcctcgaagaagcttTCCAGAGCGATGATGGCCCGAAAACGCTTCGCCGCGACGCATCCTTCTGCTATCTTGCTGGAGCGAAGCTTGAGAAGGTGGTGATCAACTGGGTtgccgagctcgaagagcaggagaaggATGCTCAAGAACAGTCTGAGACTGATAATGGATTCTCTGTGCACGCCAAGTGCTTGCAAGCGTTCATCGAGAAAGTCTCCGTATTCCGCAAAGTTACCAACTTCAGGGATTCAGAGCTGCAAGCAGCTGCCGATTGGAAGTTGGCACCGCTGTACAATCTCTACGCCGAGTATGCCGAGATTCTGGCCTCTCACGGGCAGCTCACTGCTGCCGAGCGATATCTGAATCTGTTGCCGGCCAAATTTGCCGGTGCCGAGACATCACAGCAGCGCATCAAGCAAGCAACTAGGAAAGCAACTACTGCAGCCCGACAACCTGCTACAGCGCAGCGTGGTGGACGAGCACAGCCCTCACTGAACGCATTCCAGCCAGCACAGCCAATTGCGCCCGTCCAGGCACAGCCACCGGCACCACTTGTTAATCAGGCTCGCAATGCTGCACCATCTCCATACGCTCCCGTCGCGAACAATACGAGCATACCACAGCCGGCAAACCCGTACGCGCCCACGAACAACGCCTATGCTCCATCTGGCTACACTCCTGCGCAGCCCTCTGCACCGTATGGCCAGCCTTCATATGGAGGGTACCAGCCGCCTCAGGCTCAGTCTGCATTGCCGCCACCTCCTCGAGCGGGGACTTCGTCACCAGCAGTACTTCCCGCTGCACTAGCGAAGAAGACTGGCGATTGGAATGACATGCCAGAGGGCTTCCTGAAGGAGCGACAACCGACACCTCGCCGCAACACTCCAGGTCCACAGCCAGTGGCTGCACCTTTCCCAGGAGCACAAAACGCAATGTCTCCGCCACCAGGCCCGCCATCGGCGTACAGCTTCCAAAAGCCAACGCCGCCTTTGCCGCCGCCTCCAAAGGCTGGCGAAGGTCCACCCCGTGTCACTTCTCCACCTATGCAGCCACCTGTCGCCCGTCCATCATCTGCCGCTAATGTTTACTCACCACAAACGCCAACGCAGAACCTTGGCTCGACGTTACCAGCTCCATCTGTACCTCCTGTCCAGCGTGGCGCTTCCCCATATCAGCCTCCACCTTCAACGTCGTCGGCAGCACCATCAAATAGATACGCGCCAGCTCCTGGCTCGCAACCATCTACTTTGCCAGGGCAGATGCCGCAGCAGAGAAGTGTGGCGCCTAATCCGTACCAGGCTCAAGCTCCACCACAAGGACCGTACGCGCCACAACAACCACCTCAGCAGACGCCGTACGGCCAGCCTCAGCAAGCAGccgcacctcctccaccgagAGCGCCTGTGGGGCCGCCTCCGAGCGGACCACCGCGAGGACCGCCCAAAGCCTCCAACGGGCCTCCTCGCGCCGCGCCCAATACCGGCGGCCAAGAGCTTCCTTCGCCTCAGCGAGAGCATCCACCACAGGGCGccccacagcaacagcaacaacaagctGCGCCTGCACAGCCAAAGTACCCTCGCGGTGATCGCTCACACATTCCTGCTAGCGCACAGCCAATTGTCGATCTGCTCACACCTGAAGTTTCGCGTGTCAAGGCAGTGGCACCGCAAAATTTCAAGCCTCAAGTCGACGACATGGAGAAGCGCATCAACATCCTGTTCGACCATCTCAACAACGAGGATCTTCTTCAACCCGATACCGTGCAGCAAATGGTACAAATTGCTCAGCACATCCAGCAGAAGGACTTTGAACAAGCGCAAGCGCGTTTCAACGAAATGCAGCaagcgaagctcgagacCGAGGGCACGCACTGGATG GTTGGTGTAAAACGCTTGATCGCGATCGGCAAGGCTACAGTACGCGCCTAG
- a CDS encoding uncharacterized protein (BUSCO:EOG09261RFF) yields the protein MAAQQSPTGPLSHQHHYGGPARPPPPPNGAMPMQQIPPGKSAAEYLRATNESVWLQLGNLSEVMGELDGATQAYERAMNFNQWSVPAMLAISCILRSKDQFTAAVEYLRQILKVEPTNGEVWSSLGHCYLMMDDLQQAYSAYQQALYHLPDPKEPKLWYGIGILYDRYGSLEHAEEAFSQVMRMEPGFEKANEIYFRLGIIYKQQQKFAQSLECFRYIVTDPPRPLSEEDIWFQIGHVHEQQKDYDSAKAAYTRVLERDPNHAKVLQQLGWLHHQQSSSFTSQEQAIEYLEKSVASDQNDAQSWYLLGRCYMSQQKYPKAYEAYQQAVYRDGRNPTFWCSIGVLYYQINQYRDALDAYSRAIRLNPNISEVWYDLGTLYESCNNQTSDALDAYTRAADLDPTNVHIKARLALLKGQPTNGLPNQGGAPLPQDVHPQAYQPGALGGGPPGPQWGAHSQNAPPPGPAPPPLAAGNNWGGNRLADLQNPQMQPQPLNPYDQRERLPPQQQQQGPQQGPQQGPQQGPPSNAQQQQPAPARQQSPPPSRQYQEQQPQRPPPPSHRGLSPSPKGQQSTPAGFPGGPHHQSSQQQQQQGPPSHHGPSAQEQPPQRPPFMSHPSNGPLPPQTNGVSTPSASHTLPPYGRQGEGQPEIRPLINNPAPSPSASQFGGPRTPFEHHPNPAAPSIASGAPPPTSAQSAADAAARDREERPGSAAPKRHREWEDDPNPGAAKKPMGEENRSRLDEIKMHRPSPPSKMGTPPHRSPSELRRMEEPRPTSAYNPSEAAHHPPSLPSMQSITQRSPRTSAPPQEEHRAPPPPQPAPAQVFEPAARKMDVDENYDDSGDEEKRSTTKQESRKNSPKPANGTAAAATTNGSGEQQS from the exons ATGGCTGCGCAGCAATCGCCGACGGGGCCACTGTCGCATCAACACCATTACGGAGGCCCTGCGcgtccacctccgccgcccaaCGGTGCCATGCCCATGCAGCAAATCCCTCCTGGCAAGTCGGCCGCGGAATACCTTCGAGCCACCAACGAGTCGGTATGGCTGCAGCTAGGCAATCTGTCAGAGGTCATGGGCGAGCTCGACGGCGCGACTCAAGCCTACGAACGCGCCATGAACTTCAACCAGTGGTCGGTGCCAGCTATGCTCGCCATCTCGTGTATCCTGCGCTCCAAAGACCAGTTCACAGCTGCTGTGGAATACCTTAGGCAGATTCTCAAGGTGGAGCCCACGAACGGCGAGGTTTGGTCTAGCTTAGGTCACTGCTATCTCATGATGGACGACCTACAGCAAGCATACTCTGCCTATCAACAAGCATTGTACCACTTGCCTGATCCTAAGGAGCCCAAGCTGTGGTACGGCATCGGTATTCTCTATGATCGATACGGTAGCTTGGAGCACGCAGAGGAGGCGTTCTCTCAAGTCATGCGCATGGAACCCGGCTTCGAGAAAGCAAACGAGATTTACTTCCGGCTGGGCATCATATACAAACAGCAACAGAAGTTTGCGCAAAGTTTAGAG TGTTTCCGTTACATCGTCACCGACCCGCCGCGACCTCTTAGTGAGGAAGACATCTGGTTTCAGATCGGTCACGTTCATGAACAACAAAAAGAC TACGATTCGGCAAAGGCGGCGTATACTCGCGTCCTCGAACGCGATCCCAATCACGCCAAGGTATTACAACAGCTTGGCTGGCTTCACCATCAacagagcagcagcttcaccaGTCAAGAGCAAGCTATCGAGTACCTCGAGAAATCGGTCGCCTCGG ACCAAAATGATGCTCAGAGTTGGTATCTGCTCGGCAGATGTTACATGTCCCAGCAAAAGTATCCCAAAGCCTATGAAGCCTATCAACAGGCAGTCTACCGCGATGGTCGCAATCCTACGTTTTGGTGCTCGATCGGTGTTCTCTACTACCAGATCAATCAGTACCGAGACGCGCTGGACGCGTATTCTCGTGCAATTCGTCTCAACCCCAACATCTCTGAGGTGTGGTACGACCTGGGTACCTTG TACGAATCGTGTAACAACCAAACAAGTGATGCCTTGGACGCCTACACTCGAGCAGCGGATCTCGACCCGACGAACGTACACATCAAAGCACGCCTCGCTCTGCTGAAAGGTCAGCCAACTAACGGTTTGCCCAACCAAGGCGGCGCGCCACTGCCGCAGGACGTGCACCCGCAAGCCTACCAGCCTGGCGCGCTCGGAGGCGGACCTCCCGGTCCTCAATGGGGAGCCCACTCACAGAATGCTCCGCCGCCAGGAcccgcgccgccgccacttGCTGCTGGCAACAACTGGGGCGGCAATCGCTTGGCTGATTTGCAAAATCCTCAGATGCAGCCGCAGCCTTTGAACCCGTACGACCAACGTGAACGTCTACCacctcaacagcaacaacaaggGCCACAACAAGGCCCCCAGCAAGGCCCTCAGCAGGGTCCTCCTTCCAAtgctcagcaacagcagcctgcTCCAGCGAGGCAGCAGAGTCCACCACCGTCTCGCCAGTATCAAGAACAGCAGCCACAGCGCCCGCCACCTCCGTCTCACCGAGGTCTCTCACCATCGCCAAAGGGTCAGCAATCGACGCCCGCAGGATTTCCGGGAGGTCCGCATCATCagagctcgcagcagcaacaacagcaaggcCCTCCTTCTCATCACGGCCCATCAGCGCAAGAGCAGCCTCCGCAGAGACCTCCATTCATGTCTCATCCTTCTAATGGACCATTGCCACCACAGACTAACGGCGTCTCGACGCCGAGCGCATCTCACACTCTGCCACCATATGGCCGACAGGGTGAGGGTCAGCCTGAGATTAGACCTCTGATCAACAATCCTGCTCCATCGCCAAGCGCTAGTCAATTCGGTGGGCCTCGCACACCATTTGAGCATCATCCAAACCCAGCAGCACCCAGCATCGCCAGTGgcgctcctcctccaacgtCTGCACAAAGTGCTGccgatgctgctgcacgcgATCGGGAAGAAAGACCTGGCAGCGCCGCTCCAAAGCGACACCGCGAGTGGGAAGATGATCCGAATCCAGGTGCGGCTAAGAAACCTATGGGTGAGGAAAACAGGTCGAGACTGGACGAGATTAAGATGCATCGCCCATCTCCGCCTTCAAAGATGGGCACGCCACCACACCGAAGTCCATCTGAGCTTCGACGAATGGAGGAGCCACGTCCCACCTCTGCATACAACCCATCCGAAGCTGCGCACCACCCTCCTTCGTTGCCTTCGATGCAATCAATCACGCAGAGGTCGCCACGCACCTCGGCTCCGCCTCAAGAGGAGCATCgcgctcctccgccaccccAGCCTGCGCCGGCTCAAGTATTTGAGCCAGCTGCTCGCAAGATGGACGTGGACGAAAACTATGATGACAGCGGCGATGAGGAGAAACGGTCGACCACGAAGCAAGAAAGTCGCAAGAACAGTCCGAAGCCCGCAAACGGCACTGCGGCCGCTGCGACGACGAATGGCTCCGGCGAGCAGCAATCCTGA